The Hyalangium ruber genome includes the window GGCAGGCCCTCGATTTCTTCATGGGAGATCGTCGCCCACTCGCGTGGAACCAGTGGGCCGAGGTGGTGGGGCGCGTCCCGCGCGAGCCTCGGTTCATCGGGGACATGCCGCACGGTTGGGTCGCCTCTGATTTCATCCGCTCGGCGCTCGACCTCTTCGTGTACGAGCGGCGCGAGGACGACGCGCTCGTCATCGCCGCAGGCGTCCCAGAGAACTGGCTGCGCGAAGACGGAGTCCGTATCCAGAACTATCGAACGCCCTGGGGGCCGCTGAGCTTCACCATGCAGGCGGAGGGAGACCGTTTGACCGTTCGTCTCCAGGGAAAAGCCCGGCCGCCTGGAGGTTTCATCATCCCCGCCGATCTCTTCGGCCCGTCCGATGCGCTCGTCGATGGTCGCCGTGTGAAGTGGAGCGGCGCCGAGCTCAAGGTCGTGCGTGCTTCGGCGACCATCGTCCTCATTCGACGCAAGGAAGGGCGTTGACCCCGGGCGGGCGGCTGGGGACGGGAATGCAGGCAGGAAGCCGCTTCGGCACCTCGCCTACCCAGGAGGCGGGTAGAGGCGCTCAAGCAGGCTTCTCAACAAAAGCTCAGTCGTTTTCAGCGCTTAGCTGCTCAGAAAAGAAAGATAAATGCCGTGTCGATCTCGCGCCCGCTGGTTCGACGCATCAATAGAAGCTGAGGTTCACCCCCAGGCGAGAGGGCCTGGGAGCCCGGCTCACGACCAGAAAGGGGCACGACAATGCGGTTCATGGTGATTGTGAAGGCGAACAAGGAGTCCGAGGCGGGCGTTCTTCCAGACGAGAAGCAACTGATCGAGATGGGGAAGTACAACGAGGAGCTGGTGAAGGCTGGCGTGATGCTGGCGGGCGAGGGGCTCAGGGACAGCTCGAAGGGCGCACGCGTCCGGTTCGAGGGCTCGAAGCGGACCGTGATCGACGGCCCCTTCAGCGAGACGAAGGAGCTCGTCGCCGGCTTCTGGCTGTGGCAGGTGAAGTCGCGGCAGGAGGCCATCGAGTGGCTCAAGCGCGCGCCCTTCCAGGAGGGCGAGGTAGAAATCCGCCAGGTGGCCGAGTCGGAGGACTTCGCTGCGAGTGATCCGACGGGCGAGCTGATGAAGAAGGAGGATGAACTCCGCAAGACCCTGGAGTCGCGGCGCAACTAAGCGGTCCGCCA containing:
- a CDS encoding YciI family protein encodes the protein MRFMVIVKANKESEAGVLPDEKQLIEMGKYNEELVKAGVMLAGEGLRDSSKGARVRFEGSKRTVIDGPFSETKELVAGFWLWQVKSRQEAIEWLKRAPFQEGEVEIRQVAESEDFAASDPTGELMKKEDELRKTLESRRN